The DNA segment aaacaaaatgtcgccaagcatgtgattagtccaccaactgtttgagtctgaTCATCTCAGACATGATCTGATCATCTCTGATCTCATCaatcatgagtgttggtgacgcactttcattgagtatcagcaatcaGCATCAAATTACCACAGATATGATCATTGTTTTCGCTGGTGAGCATCTCCTGATGCtcgtgacattttgcagcactgttcaGAACTACATTTTACAGGTTCTGAATACCAAAAATTCCTTATTCAAATGACTCGTAATCGATTCCACCTCTCCCAATCGAAAAGTACCACAAtcttgttcatttttttcctttttttcagaCAACTACCAGcgtaaatataatataaaaaacgAATTTAGTCACATTgcacaaagttttttttttaattagctggaacatgaatatgaatatgagaAATCAATCTAAGTTCTGTACTGTCTGTACTACCCAAATGTTTCCCCTTCTTACACATTTATCTCTACTCATTTAAACTATACCCGGGGAAACACCCCCAACGCAGTGTGTTACACATATATTATTCACCAACAAACATCATGCATATCGATCGACACTGCACACTGCCGGTGATAATATCACATTGTgcgaggacgaggacgagctgTGTTTCATGCGATATCGATTTCTATACCCTTCCATCACACTGACCCCGTATCTGTGCCGAGCTTCACTCCTTCAGCCATACCGGCGAaatcgttcgttcctgggaacgttcgccgcgacgctcattttcactcatttcatagccttctagatcaaaaattagaataCCGTAAAGATTCTGTACTggccaacctagtggtacagccctgtccactcatgagcgacgaatgtttctcgtcgaacgagttcgccggtacggctgctTATCGATGGCTACCTCGTTGCGCAGCCGTTGGGCCAGCATCTTGCGCAGCTGCAGCGAACCTTCCGGTGGCTCAACCGTTACCGATTCGGTTTCACCGTCCAGAAACTTTTGTGCCACCTGTGCCGACGCTGGGCGTTCGCTTTTGCGTATCGTTTCGTTCAGCTGCCGGGCCCGCGCCTGCTTCTTGATGGTCAGTATCTTGTCCCGCTGGGTTCGCAAATACTCCTGCCGCGCTTTCATGTCGTCCGTGTTGAtctaaacgcacacacaacacagggCAAAGGTTAgaaatggagtgaaaaaaaataaagcaaaaacaaaatgtaccACAAACCTTTTCCTGGtcgaaaaacaaattcaagcGCTGAAACTTATCACTTGCCGTGCCCGGCAGCCCTCCCTCAAGCGTACCGGCCAAAGCAGACGCTTGCGTTTGATCCGGTGCACCAGCGTCCCCTTCTGTCAGCAGCGGTACTTTTAACTCGTTTTCGACCGATTTTAAAATATCCTGCTCAATTTCACGCTCCTCGGGCGTGTCTTCCGCAGGCTTCAGCTCCGACCCAGTGTCACCAGCCTCCCCTCCAGCCCCATCAACGGAACCTTCGTCACGCTTGGAGGAAAGGCTTTGCGATCGGCGCTCGATAAGATCCAACGCTTGCAGCTGCAGCTCGACGTTGCGCTGCACCATCATGCGTATGAAGATGCGTATATCGTTTGCGGCCCATATTTGCTGGAACAAACCCTGATGGAAGGAGAACGTATTGCCACCGGACTGATCTGTTCGGTcgctgctgccaccggtcgTACCGGCGGACGCGGCGCGTGCCCCAGCCGCCCCGGCACTTCCCAGACTAGCGACGTGCCGGCCCTCCAGACAGGCAAACTCGAACTGTTCCGGCGTGATTTGCATCTCCTCCATGAACGAACCGAGCATGTAGTCGACCAGATTCTTGTACTCATCGTGCACCTTCCGGAAGTCGGGATTGTTCTCGTCCGGCTGCAGGTTGGGATCGAAAACTGTAACAACAGATCGAGAGGATTAGTAGTCACAGTGACGCGTCTCACCGCTGCTTTGCACTTACTAATCGATTTATCCTCGATGAACGTCTGCAGCGGTGCATTCCATACCGGGCCGTGCAAAAAGCACACCAACGAATCAAACACCCAGGAGTTGTCATCCGCCATTTTTTATGTAAACGCCACAATTTGGAGCTGCTGTACCCTTTCTTTGTTGATTGGTTTTCCCTGAAACAATAAGGAACTTGTACAATTCTTCCAAAATAACGATTTGCAGCACCTCAAACGGATACATACCTTTGCCACAGCGCAGCGAAGTACTGCCAATCACCACGATACGCTTCGCTACAAAGCAACGCACCGAACAATTTCACTTTGTTTTCCTACCTGTCGTTGCCATGGTGACGATGACGGGTGTATTGTTTGACGCGCTCACGATTGTAGGCACTGCAGTTGGAGCTGTCGCCGCCGCAGGGCAGATGATTCAGCCAAATGTTAACCTTTTGCAGGatacctcacacacacacacaccctaacGAACGCCGCATAATGACGTTTAGTTGGTTGtttgaaaacacattttctcaACCCGTTGGTAATCTTCTTTCCAAAACCaaatataaatgaaaataaaataaaacaaactccaCACACTCCACAGATTTGGTTCACTTTTTCAGCCGTGTAGTTTTGTATTCTTTTTGtaggtgttttttgttttgttttgttttgttttgttttgtatttgttgtttgtatcCTTTCCTTTactttttaaaccttttgttgttattattattattccttCGCCTCGGCAGATTTTCCAGCGCAGGGAGGCAGGGGAGGAGAGTGGGAATTCGCGCGGTACTACTATTTACCAAATACTACTTATTTATATCATATATTATTATGTGCCGTTTTTCACGACGGATCTATCCAGACGATGCGGTGCTCGGTGATACATCCACCTATCgtctattatatttttttttttgtttctttttttattagtcCTTTGCTGTAGCAGCCAAAAACATCTTACGTTTTTCCTCCGAGCTTCCCCATTTCTCCCCgtgggatgattttttttaaaacacaacTATTTTTCAACGCCCGCCATGCCTTtttattactactactacaagaTGATATTGCAACCCGAAACGGTTCTCAATCTTCTTTaaggttgtgttttgttttgtgttcctCCCTCCCCGCCCGCAAAGAGCTGCCCCACGCGCTCCTACCTAGAGCCTGCGCCGCTATCGCTTCCCCGGTTCAGGTTTCGCCGGCCAGTAATTATTCCTTAGGCTTAGTAGAACTTCAAGCTGCAtttagatttttgtttgtttgtttgtttgtttgttttttttttacacatcaTACAGAACATATAATGTTTACTTCTTGCTTAGTGCATTCTATCAATCTCGTACGGTACACGCGCTGCAGCACAGTGTTTGCGCCAGTACATGCCTCCCATGCGGCCGGTGCAGAATAATTCTGCGatcaaaaaattaaattttttgtcgtttgttttgttactcaGTTCACGTTTACCTAAAcacaagcgagagagagagagagagacccaAACGCGGGGGGTGGTTTTGGGGCCCATCTCCCTCTGCTGCACGATGACATGTGGACGACGATCGCTCGGCGTGCATGGCGAACGCAGCGCATTCCACCCAAAGCCCCATCATAATACAATTTGCTTTCtttgtttataatttaaatcaaattgtttcgttttattttgtttctgtcgTACATCCGTTTGTTTGACCTCCCATTTCCCACCTCCATCCAACGTAGCAAAAGTGGGGTAGGAGCGACCGTGGCATATCGATTATCGACGTCCGTTACTTTATTACAATTATTACTTTATCTTACCAGTTACCAGCTTCCAACACGCGTGCTTCTTATTCGCTTGTTAGTGCAGCTCCATCATTCCAAGATGGTTATGTCAACCTCGTCTTTAAAAAAACGCCCAAAGATCTCAACGAACTAATCCGTTTGGGTGAgatttttgattgttttttgttgttaaggTGTTGTGTGCAAGGGTGGAAATGTGTTCTTTAATCACCGAAAAGATTTGCTTTAAATTAATCCTCTTTGCCCTTCTGTTTATGCATGTCCTGCTCGCAATaggggaaaaaatacaaaactgtTAAAATCCAACCCATGTTAGGACGTATATAGTATTTACACTGTGTGTTTACCAAATCTCAGAAGTGTATACAGTGCTTTCGTAAGCGGGAAGCATTGATCGTGCGAAAGGTATTAAGATCATGCTTCTTCCGGTTAGGAAAGCAGGTGCCGTTGAACAACTCAGTTCATTCGCCAACGAAACCATTCCTATAATCGTATTCTTTTTTGATTTTATACCTCCAGTacgcttgtgtttgtgtcaatGATACGCAATAGCACAACATTGCTCTAAAGTTTCCTCACACTGGACTGATGTATAATTGCATCCTTTGCCGTGAAGAACGAAACTTTAGCACAACATTAAGCAACGAATCCGCGATCCGATCTGTTCGATAAAGCGTTTCAGTCATCATTCCAAAGGAAATCATTTCGGTAATTTATCAGCTGCCTAAAATGTTGCCTTTTTGCAACTGCTTCAAGATAGAGAGAGGTCAAAGCCAGAAACAGGATGCCGGGAGCCAATTCAGGGTAGAGTGCTTCGAgctaaataataatttaaaaccgTACTACACATATAGCTTCGTACGTTTCTATATTACTATATCAACGCGCAACACTATCACTACCCGTTCGATTGTTCACACTCTCCCTTATATACTCGTGGTTCCGCCTTTTCTCGTTTCCTCTGCTAtcaaaacgaagaagaaaaaacacatacacacacacacacacacacacacacacacacacagatgaaCACTACACAGAAGAAAACTTCGAATGCTATTATTAAGTTACGAGATGTCGAAGAATTACTAGTCGTGTGTAAGCCTTTCTTACCTATGTACCGTTGTCTCGTCCTTGCTTTCTGATTTTCTTACTAAAATAATGTTGTTTTCGTCATTTGCAGGAGTTATGCTTTTAAATACCGGGggagtttcttttttcttgttttgttttaatcacATTTACAAATGCTCACATGCCCCCGTCCGCTGTGCGCGTGCCTTTTCGTTTTACTGCACCACACACTTGCCTCGCTGCTCCACTACCCAACAGTGCAATTGCCCCCGTTGCAGCAGCACACGTGTGGTGTTCGTGTGGCTTCCACTACAACACACATAGGTCAGTAACCTCCTTCTGCTccttcaaacacacatacaatcataGTCGAAGGGtagttaaaagaaaaaaactgtaaacCTTACACCCTAAACAAAGTTCATCCCTTTCTTCATTCCTTTCTGTTCATATTTTTCTACGAAACTATCGCAAACACAGCTTGTTACTAttatgcgcgcgtgtgtgtgtgtgtgtgtgtttagcaaAATGATCAACAGCCCAGTCCACGAATGAATGCAAACACCGTGGGGATGAGGTGCGCCTGATGCTAAGGAGGGATCTTTTTGTCCTCCCCGCATATAACTTAGAATGTTTACAAACGAATCCAATTACTAACTGTACATTATGAGTCCAGGTGCTGCATATACTGCGCATATATCTCTCTCCAGAACGCGTCAAGCAAGTAAATCTCGCTCCCACACCCACCCACGAACCCTGCCTCGTCGTGTGATACAAACCGGACCTCGATCCATCATCCTTAAGGACGATTGCGAACCGAGCAAAAGAGAGGGGTGATGGAAGCCGAGAAAGCAAGTAAACTTTAATCGTATCGATCTAACGTCTTTCGTCTCATTTTGCTTGTACTGCACCTACACCACACCAACGCACCATGTCCCTCTGGCACACGGGATGGTTATGAAAAAGCGTGTGGAGTTGGctttcgtttgtgtgttttcgcaTGCATGTATGTATGAGACGAGATAATCGCATTTCCTTTACAAAAAAGCCCCTTGCTTTCCGAAACAGCCTCAGTTCTCAGTGATCGAGTTTTGGCTGCCGGCTACAACGGCAGCAGGAGGATCGCTACCGTTAGCTGTAGTCAATGTAATATCTATATCCATTATATTCGAACAGTCTAGTCTATCCCTTGCCAGTACGCTACCGTCCCTGCAATCCTGCACGCCGCCACTGTCGTCTGCCTTTGCCTCTGTCTCGCATGGCGAATTCGACGCTGTGCGTAATTCGTTGCGAAACGCGGAATTactagcaacagcagcagcagcagcagcagtaacagcaGAAGAAACAAGGATCGCATTGGGAGCATCTGTAGTGCTGGCCACCGCTACTGCCGCATTCGTAGTAGTTGTGTTGGTTCTaattgtagtagtagtagtagtggtagtagtagtaatagtagtagtagtattaaaATTATCCATAGTTATGCTATCCGCCGCCTCAGATGATGCTGATCGATGGCGTTGTTTATAAGGAGGGTGCGCGGTTGAAGCTGAATCATGCTATGCTATTCTCGCCTTCTTTTGTGCGGGACTACTACTCTCGTCATCCTCTTCCTCGTCGTCGGAATCGCCTTCGTAGTCAACCAGCCCCTGGGGATGAAACAGAACGGATGAGGGTTTAGTAGAATGCCATATTTCTTATCATCTCAAAACAAAGCTTTGTATCTCCCGAACGCGCTAATGTAATGGTAAACTACAAATGAAACCCTCTGTCTCTCTTACCTTTTTCAAACCACTCACCATGGTGGTTGTGTTCGCTGAGGAAGCGGCAGAAGCAGCGCTGGATAGACCTGGCTGGGACGTAAGATCCGCTGCAGTACCAGTGGACGGTTGTTCGACGGCGGGTGCCGAGTCCAGGATGGGAGTTGTTAGCATCGCTGCCGTGGTGTTTGCCATTTCAGGACCATTTGCATCATCGGGCTGCTTCCTTTCCCGACTGCTGTCCATATCCGATTGTCCAATCTCAACACCGCTCTCATCGGTTACCATTGTGGGAAGGGGCACATCAGCACCAATGTTGGCTGTGCCGTCGAGCGGATGTGACTGTCCACCCTGATGCTCTGATACAGTTTCCGCGGCTATTCGCTTCGAGCCTGTTTCCTCCACCGCGACACCGAGAGATTCGACGACACCGTCTTTCGTGTGGGTACTGTCCGCCGCGAGCGTACTGCTGGCCAGATTTGCCGTGTCCGATTGACAATCGGCTGGCGTTGCCGCAGCGTCGGTGTAGGCGGAACACGCTTCAGCAACCGGAATGGACGACAGTGTAGAGGAAGTGGTCGATTCGCACCCGCTGCCGGTCTGGTCGGTTTCGGCACTGATGACCGGCGTGTTTTCTACATTCTCAACCGAGCTCGAGACTGCCGTAGCCGTGGCCGATTGTAGTTGATACACCGAGGATAGATCGCTCTCACCGAGCGCACTCACCACCAAGCTGTTTGCATCGTCCAGCGCAGATTCGTCGGCCGGCGTAAGATTTACACTGCCGGTGCCATCCTCGCCCAGCACGCGATGCTCTTTGTGGTGCGGATCGTGATTCACATCCGCCAGCGCACTGACATTCTCCGCCACCGAAACCGAAGACGACGCTTGAAGGCCATTGTTGTTTGCTACGACCgccgcagcagcggcggcggcggcagcggcagcagcagcagcctgagCAACTGCATGTGAAAGACAGTTCGGATCGAGCGACGCGGTGTGAAGATGGGCCGTCGATGCCGCGCCAGAGCTGCCGCTTTCGTCGCTTCCCTCGGTACCGTTGTTCATGGTCAGCATGTGCGAGGTCGCCGCCACATCGTCGGCCGACGTTGCGGTTGCCGTCACACCGCCATGCATCTGGGACGATAGCTGATGGGATTGAGCCGTCGAAACGGCGCCGCTTCCATACTTTGGACCGTTCAAGCTGCTGGCCGTGTCCATTGCTTTCTTTTCGAACATTTTACCTACgcaaggcaaaaaaaaacaaaagccaaaagCCCAGTTAGCTAAGTCCCTTGTACTCGCATGGTATGCTGCACTATAACCTACCGATCGTTGAGTCCAACTCCGGTGCCCCTGCTTTGCCGGCACTTTCGGCGTAGTCTTCCTCTTCATTGAACCAGATTTCCTCATCTTCGTCCATCTGTCGCTGATCCCTTCGGTACCGATTGCTGTTTCGTAGGATGGAAGGAACGCTGTGGTGAaggaaatgcaaacaaaagaaaaaacgaaTTTATTCGATATTGTTACATGAATCGAAATGCTTTTAAGATTCAAAACACATACCTTTCTaaatttcccttttccttttctttcagTCGATCCTGCTGCTGATCGTATTTGCTCTTCAGTGTCTTGAACGTCTGGACGTATTGTACATCATCGAAGAACTTTCCGAAACTTTCCACGAaatacgttaacaacgatttAATGTCTTCCTGTCGGATGAACTCGAACAGCTCCAAAATAGCCGACTCTAGCAGATTGTAGCGGCCATTGTTGCGAAGAAACGCTTCCACCACCGGAGCGAACAAGTTCCCCTTGACAATATGCCTGATGAAGCAAATCAGGgaatagaaacaaaacatatgTTAGACTTTTCTTTTATCTGCGAATGCAAGCTCCAGTGTGCAAAACAGTTGTGTACTCCACTGCAATACAACACAGCCAGACTTTAACAGTGCACCAGTGCACTCTTTTACTACACTACTCGCCTGTTGTAAAATTCGTCCTTGAGTGAAACAATTTTGCGCAGAAATCGAAGCGCTCCCAGCACGAGGAACGTGTGCACACTGTTCATCAGCACCAACACCTTGCGCAGTAGATCCTTGTTGATGATGCAATTCTTGATGTGGTAGGTGTGATGTTCGACACAAAACGacagcagctccagcaccaCGCCCAACAGCTGCACCACATGATAGTCTTCATTAGTTGGCTTATCcgattgtgtgtgtcgcaGGAGTGGGGCTACAGGAAAATACATGTGCATAACATCTTCCGTTAGTTAGCATGCATGAATCGAATCAATTTAATACGGCTTCCACCAACTCACCAATCAGCGTCTGTATACTGTGCTTGTAGA comes from the Anopheles coluzzii chromosome 2, AcolN3, whole genome shotgun sequence genome and includes:
- the LOC120953904 gene encoding serine/threonine-protein phosphatase 4 regulatory subunit 3, yielding MTTDTRRRVKLYALNADRQWDDRGTGHVTSSYVDRVKGVSLLVHAENDGSMLLESKIHPDTIYHKQQDTLIVWSEGDNFDLALSFQEKAGCDEIWEKICQVQGKDPSVEITQDVVEESEDERFEDMSDSAPPIELPPCELSRLEDISEVIASALTSAIRKDKLAQAIESENYIKKLIGLFRVCEDLDNQEGLHYLYEIFKNIFLLNKNGLFEIMFAEDTIFDVVGCLEYDPSGNSPKNHRQYLKKLVKFREAIPIRNTDLLAKIHQTYRVQYIQDIVLPTPSVFEDNMLNTLSSFIFFNKVEIVTLIQEDDKFLDELFALLTDPQTPDSKRRDSILFLKEFCNFAQYLQPQGKETFFKTLISLGVLPALEITLAINEKRTKSASIDILSTIVEYSPSVVRDYTLQQYNNSDSDEDQTLINIAIEQLLSDSEPELGGAVQLMTVLRILLDPENMLSSANKSEKSDFLNFFYKHSIQTLIAPLLRHTQSDKPTNEDYHVVQLLGVVLELLSFCVEHHTYHIKNCIINKDLLRKVLVLMNSVHTFLVLGALRFLRKIVSLKDEFYNRHIVKGNLFAPVVEAFLRNNGRYNLLESAILELFEFIRQEDIKSLLTYFVESFGKFFDDVQYVQTFKTLKSKYDQQQDRLKEKEKGNLESVPSILRNSNRYRRDQRQMDEDEEIWFNEEEDYAESAGKAGAPELDSTIGKMFEKKAMDTASSLNGPKYGSGAVSTAQSHQLSSQMHGGVTATATSADDVAATSHMLTMNNGTEGSDESGSSGAASTAHLHTASLDPNCLSHAVAQAAAAAAAAAAAAAAVVANNNGLQASSSVSVAENVSALADVNHDPHHKEHRVLGEDGTGSVNLTPADESALDDANSLVVSALGESDLSSVYQLQSATATAVSSSVENVENTPVISAETDQTGSGCESTTSSTLSSIPVAEACSAYTDAAATPADCQSDTANLASSTLAADSTHTKDGVVESLGVAVEETGSKRIAAETVSEHQGGQSHPLDGTANIGADVPLPTMVTDESGVEIGQSDMDSSRERKQPDDANGPEMANTTAAMLTTPILDSAPAVEQPSTGTAADLTSQPGLSSAASAASSANTTTMVSGLKKGLVDYEGDSDDEEEDDESSSPAQKKARIA
- the LOC120952911 gene encoding cilia- and flagella-associated protein 36: MADDNSWVFDSLVCFLHGPVWNAPLQTFIEDKSIIFDPNLQPDENNPDFRKVHDEYKNLVDYMLGSFMEEMQITPEQFEFACLEGRHVASLGSAGAAGARAASAGTTGGSSDRTDQSGGNTFSFHQGLFQQIWAANDIRIFIRMMVQRNVELQLQALDLIERRSQSLSSKRDEGSVDGAGGEAGDTGSELKPAEDTPEEREIEQDILKSVENELKVPLLTEGDAGAPDQTQASALAGTLEGGLPGTASDKFQRLNLFFDQEKINTDDMKARQEYLRTQRDKILTIKKQARARQLNETIRKSERPASAQVAQKFLDGETESVTVEPPEGSLQLRKMLAQRLRNEVAIDKQPYRRTRSTRNIRRS